A stretch of Gemmatimonadota bacterium DNA encodes these proteins:
- a CDS encoding acyl-CoA dehydrogenase family protein, giving the protein MADHPSTAPASVQEARDVAEDARESAWEHPSFVKELFLGRFRFDLIHPHPPEDAAAMAAAEPFLARLKAFLERYDADLVDRTGEIPEAYVQELREMGAFGMKIPVEYGGLGLSQMAYVKAMELVTSKCGSLCALLSASQSIGVPQPLKLFGTEAQKQEFFPRIAKGGITAFALTEVHAGSDPANMTTSAVPSADGEHWTITGEKLWCTNGTRADLFVVMARTPDRMINGKLRKKQITAFIVDAATPGITIKHRCRFMGLKAIENGWISFENVRVPSRNILWGEGKGLKLALVTLNTGRLTIPASVAGATKGMLRGVRQWAAERVQWGQPIAKHDAIAQKIARLAASTFAMESVAYLSTALYERGGTDIRLEAAIAKMFNTELAWRSVDDALQIRGGRGYETADSLRARGETPLPIERAMRDSRINLIFEGSSEIMRLFIAREAVDQHFSIAFPIVDPKSSLGTRVRHLLKAAPFYLTWYPATWIASMRSYAGFGRLEGHVEYLDRATRRLGRAIFHAMVRFGPALEKRQMVLFRAVDIGAELYAMAASISRARMLAEQGNAEAMELADVFCRESRDRVEASFRALHGRHDGALFGLAQRVVRGDHAWIESGIVDGEPAVGAMEVPVAPERPVADAGLRQPAHA; this is encoded by the coding sequence ATGGCCGACCACCCGAGCACGGCTCCTGCCTCAGTGCAGGAGGCGCGCGACGTCGCGGAGGACGCGCGCGAGAGCGCGTGGGAGCACCCGAGCTTCGTGAAGGAGCTCTTCCTGGGGCGATTCCGCTTCGACCTGATCCACCCGCATCCCCCTGAGGATGCCGCCGCGATGGCCGCGGCCGAGCCGTTCCTCGCCCGGCTCAAGGCGTTCCTCGAACGCTACGACGCGGACCTCGTGGACCGCACCGGCGAGATCCCCGAGGCGTACGTGCAGGAGCTGCGCGAGATGGGCGCCTTCGGCATGAAGATCCCCGTCGAGTACGGCGGGCTCGGCCTCTCGCAGATGGCCTACGTGAAGGCGATGGAACTCGTCACGAGCAAGTGCGGGTCGCTCTGCGCCCTGCTCTCCGCGAGCCAGTCGATCGGCGTGCCGCAACCGCTGAAGCTCTTCGGTACCGAGGCGCAGAAGCAGGAGTTCTTCCCGCGGATCGCGAAGGGCGGCATCACGGCGTTCGCCCTCACCGAGGTGCACGCCGGGTCCGATCCGGCGAACATGACGACGAGCGCGGTGCCGTCGGCGGATGGCGAACACTGGACGATCACCGGTGAGAAGCTCTGGTGCACGAACGGGACGCGCGCCGACCTGTTCGTGGTGATGGCGCGCACGCCGGACCGCATGATCAACGGCAAGCTGCGGAAGAAGCAGATCACCGCCTTCATCGTCGATGCGGCGACGCCCGGGATCACCATCAAGCACCGCTGCCGTTTCATGGGGCTCAAGGCGATCGAGAACGGATGGATCTCGTTCGAGAACGTACGGGTGCCGTCGCGGAACATCCTGTGGGGCGAGGGGAAGGGGCTCAAGCTCGCGCTCGTCACGCTCAACACGGGGCGCCTCACGATCCCCGCCTCCGTGGCCGGCGCGACGAAGGGGATGCTGCGCGGGGTGCGACAGTGGGCGGCCGAGCGCGTGCAGTGGGGACAGCCGATCGCCAAGCACGACGCGATCGCGCAGAAGATCGCCCGGCTCGCGGCGAGCACGTTCGCGATGGAGTCGGTCGCGTACCTGAGCACCGCGCTCTACGAGCGGGGCGGCACCGACATCCGGCTCGAGGCGGCGATCGCGAAGATGTTCAACACCGAGCTCGCCTGGCGCTCGGTCGACGACGCGCTGCAGATCCGCGGCGGGCGCGGTTACGAGACCGCCGACTCGCTGCGCGCGCGCGGCGAGACGCCGCTGCCGATCGAGCGCGCGATGCGCGACAGCCGCATCAACCTGATCTTCGAGGGCTCGAGCGAGATCATGCGGCTCTTCATCGCGCGCGAGGCGGTGGACCAGCACTTCTCGATCGCCTTCCCGATCGTCGACCCGAAGTCGTCGTTGGGGACGCGCGTGCGGCATCTCCTCAAGGCCGCGCCCTTCTACCTCACCTGGTATCCGGCGACGTGGATCGCGTCGATGCGCTCGTACGCGGGGTTCGGGCGGCTGGAGGGCCACGTCGAGTACCTCGACCGCGCGACGCGGCGCCTGGGGCGCGCGATCTTCCACGCGATGGTGCGCTTCGGGCCCGCGCTCGAGAAGCGGCAGATGGTGCTCTTCCGCGCCGTGGACATCGGCGCGGAGCTCTACGCGATGGCGGCGTCCATCAGCCGTGCGAGGATGCTGGCCGAACAGGGCAATGCCGAGGCGATGGAACTCGCTGACGTGTTCTGCCGCGAGTCACGCGACCGGGTGGAGGCGAGCTTCCGCGCGCTGCACGGTCGGCATGACGGGGCGCTCTTCGGTCTGGCGCAGCGGGTCGTGCGCGGGGATCACGCGTGGATCGAGTCGGGGATCGTCGACGGGGAACCCGCGGTCGGCGCGATGGAGGTCCCGGTCGCGCCGGAGCGGCCGGTCGCGGATGCAGGACTCAGGCAACCCGCTCACGCTTGA
- a CDS encoding SURF1 family protein encodes MRPKALLGLLIPLACAALFVRLGLWQVSRHRERAAYNARVEARLAAMPVPFGALPADSALVRGQRVRLAGRFRYDLEQVHAGRVNDGSPGVHLLTPIEREGTDTLVVVTRGWVYSPDAAEVDLSRWREADTVSLAGYAVPIPADGPPAPVDAAKPMRLLTVEALQRRLGRPVAAAVVVMTSDSAARVDSVPRRLGPPLLVPGNHKSYAIQWFAFALVAVIGGSLLFRRSVVTARTGA; translated from the coding sequence GTGCGTCCCAAAGCCCTGCTCGGCCTGCTGATCCCGCTCGCCTGCGCCGCCCTCTTCGTGCGGCTCGGGCTCTGGCAAGTTTCGCGACACCGCGAGCGCGCCGCCTACAACGCGCGCGTCGAGGCGCGTCTTGCCGCGATGCCTGTCCCCTTCGGCGCGCTCCCGGCCGACTCGGCGCTCGTGCGCGGACAACGGGTCCGTCTCGCCGGGCGATTCCGGTACGACCTCGAGCAGGTCCACGCCGGGCGCGTGAACGACGGCTCGCCGGGCGTCCATCTCCTCACCCCGATCGAGCGTGAAGGTACCGACACGCTCGTCGTCGTCACCCGCGGGTGGGTCTACTCGCCGGACGCCGCCGAGGTGGACCTGTCGCGCTGGCGCGAGGCGGACACCGTCTCGCTCGCCGGCTATGCCGTGCCGATCCCGGCGGATGGGCCCCCGGCGCCCGTGGACGCCGCGAAGCCGATGCGACTCCTCACCGTCGAGGCCCTGCAGCGGCGGCTCGGGCGACCCGTCGCCGCGGCCGTCGTGGTGATGACGTCCGACTCCGCCGCGCGCGTCGATTCGGTGCCGCGCCGTCTCGGACCGCCGCTGCTCGTGCCCGGGAACCACAAGTCGTACGCCATCCAGTGGTTCGCATTCGCGCTCGTCGCCGTGATCGGCGGGAGCCTCCTCTTCCGGCGCTCGGTTGTGACCGCCCGGACCGGTGCTTAG